The Asticcacaulis excentricus genome has a segment encoding these proteins:
- a CDS encoding lysophospholipid acyltransferase family protein translates to MRAFAFALAYWVFSISYSLMAVGLSLLPGRKPVLWVVQRYTRRMVWAMRVLAGIRLEVRGRHLVPDMPVIFAAKHQSWGDGFCLYSQFEDVAFVTGDHLEKFPLMGTLLRKLGAIVVNNCGGREARRSLSQRSAEADRDGRHILIYPEGHLNAPGTYRRYRSGVWHMYRNFNRPVVPVATNLGLFWQETQYRKTAGTAVLEFLEPIAPGLDKAQFMAVLQARIEGRTQELIAEARGGPVEPSELITEGAVAA, encoded by the coding sequence ATGCGCGCCTTTGCGTTCGCCCTCGCCTACTGGGTTTTCTCCATCAGCTACAGCCTTATGGCTGTTGGCCTGTCGCTCTTGCCGGGCCGCAAACCGGTTCTGTGGGTGGTACAGCGCTATACGCGGCGGATGGTCTGGGCCATGCGGGTACTGGCTGGCATCCGGCTTGAGGTCCGCGGCCGTCACCTCGTTCCGGACATGCCGGTCATCTTCGCCGCCAAGCATCAGTCGTGGGGTGACGGCTTTTGCCTCTATTCGCAGTTCGAGGACGTGGCCTTTGTCACCGGCGATCATCTGGAAAAGTTCCCGCTGATGGGCACGCTGCTGCGCAAGCTGGGCGCCATTGTGGTCAACAATTGCGGCGGCCGCGAAGCGCGCCGCAGCCTCAGCCAGCGCTCGGCCGAAGCCGACCGTGACGGTCGTCACATCCTCATCTATCCCGAAGGCCACCTCAATGCGCCCGGCACCTATCGCCGCTATCGTTCCGGCGTGTGGCACATGTACAGAAATTTCAACCGCCCCGTAGTGCCCGTGGCCACCAATCTCGGCCTGTTCTGGCAGGAAACCCAGTATCGCAAGACCGCCGGCACAGCGGTGCTGGAATTCCTTGAACCGATCGCGCCCGGCCTCGACAAGGCGCAGTTCATGGCCGTGCTGCAAGCGCGCATCGAAGGCCGCACTCAGGAACTGATCGCCGAAGCGCGCGGCGGCCCGGTTGAACCTTCCGAATTGATCACTGAAGGGGCCGTTGCCGCTTAA
- a CDS encoding STAS/SEC14 domain-containing protein translates to MPRPLRLSHLIDTDNNLLIVTARGDYTSEGFVDALIDLYQKIEKPWLYDRILDMRSAQGVVELSDLMRAAAWLTQAAGTPPPPRRRLALISNDPFDRARLNALGDAFPKAFIQLFDRRDEAIEWLASSQP, encoded by the coding sequence GTGCCGCGCCCTCTCCGTCTCTCCCATCTGATCGACACGGATAACAACCTGCTGATAGTCACCGCCCGCGGTGACTATACCAGCGAAGGCTTTGTGGACGCCCTGATCGACCTTTATCAGAAAATCGAGAAGCCCTGGCTCTACGACCGTATTCTGGATATGCGCTCGGCTCAGGGCGTGGTTGAACTGTCCGACCTGATGCGGGCGGCCGCTTGGCTGACTCAAGCCGCTGGTACGCCGCCTCCACCGCGCCGGCGTCTGGCCCTCATTTCCAACGACCCGTTCGACCGTGCGCGCCTGAACGCTCTCGGTGACGCCTTCCCCAAGGCCTTCATACAACTCTTCGACCGCCGTGACGAAGCCATCGAGTGGTTGGCTTCGTCACAACCTTAA
- a CDS encoding HesB/IscA family protein produces the protein MDIQPVITPRPRRPRPAIVSLTDAAAAQVKAIMARADKPYVGLRVGVKQGGCAGQEYVLSYAEAADPLDEVVTDKGVTILIEPKAVLYLVGTVIDYETTKLASKFVFNNPNETDACGCGESVTIKPAATESD, from the coding sequence ATGGATATTCAGCCTGTTATCACGCCTCGTCCCCGTCGGCCGCGTCCGGCCATCGTGTCGCTGACCGATGCGGCGGCCGCTCAGGTGAAGGCCATTATGGCGCGCGCCGACAAGCCCTATGTGGGGCTGCGCGTCGGTGTGAAGCAGGGCGGCTGCGCGGGCCAGGAATACGTGCTGAGCTACGCCGAAGCCGCCGACCCGCTGGATGAGGTGGTCACCGACAAGGGCGTGACCATACTGATCGAACCCAAGGCGGTGCTGTATCTGGTCGGCACGGTCATTGATTATGAGACGACGAAGCTGGCGTCGAAGTTCGTGTTTAACAACCCGAATGAGACGGATGCCTGTGGCTGCGGCGAGAGTGTAACGATCAAGCCCGCAGCCACGGAATCTGATTAA
- a CDS encoding SUF system Fe-S cluster assembly protein translates to MSKHEIISLSGDDASEPVGEPGQAELFAPEETTAVEPLPQEELDRLTDELIAAFKTVFDPEIPVDIYELGLIYRVDINDNREVVVDMTLTAPGCPVAGEMPGWVQNAVMGVRGVADCHVNLVFDPPWDSSKMSDEAKLQLNMF, encoded by the coding sequence ATGTCCAAGCACGAGATCATTTCCCTGTCCGGCGATGACGCCAGCGAACCGGTTGGCGAACCGGGTCAGGCCGAGCTGTTTGCGCCGGAAGAGACGACGGCGGTCGAACCGCTCCCTCAGGAAGAGCTGGATCGTCTGACCGACGAACTGATCGCGGCGTTCAAGACGGTGTTCGACCCGGAAATCCCGGTTGATATCTATGAGCTGGGCCTGATCTATCGCGTCGATATCAATGACAACCGCGAAGTGGTGGTCGATATGACCCTGACCGCGCCGGGGTGTCCGGTGGCCGGCGAAATGCCGGGCTGGGTGCAGAATGCGGTGATGGGCGTGCGCGGTGTTGCCGATTGTCACGTCAATCTGGTCTTCGATCCGCCGTGGGACTCTTCGAAAATGAGCGACGAAGCCAAGCTTCAGCTCAATATGTTCTAG